The Streptomyces sp. NBC_00510 genomic interval AAGCGCACCAAGCCCGGGCTCCACCCGTACTGGATCACCCCCGGCGGCGGGGTCGAGGTCGAGGACGCCACCATCGTCGAGGCGCTCCACAGAGAGCTGGACGAGGAGCTCGGCGCCAAGGTCACCGATGTCGTCCCGGCCTTCGTCGACACCGTCGAGCACATCGGCGAGGACGGCTCGCACGGCGTGAAGGTGCAGCACTTCTTCGTGTGCCGGCTGGCCTCCATGGACCCCTCGCGGCGGCACGGCCCCGAGGTGGAGGAGCCCTCGGGGACGTACGACGTGGTCCGCGTGCCCTTCAGCCGGGTCGGGCTCGCCTCCGTGGAGATCGTTCCGCTGACCCTGCGGCACTACCTGGACGGCAACATCGAAGGGGTGCTGGGACTGCTCTCGGCCGACCTCGGCTGACCCCGGGGCGACCCGGCCGGCCCCGGGGCGGCCTCAGACGCCGAACCAGCCCGGGCCCGCGCCGCCGGGCCGCGCGGTGCGGGAGTGCGCGGCGTCGGCGGCCGCCCGGAAGTGGTCGCCGCCCTTGCGCCGCACGTCGTCGGTGCCCCAGGCCCGGCCGCCCTGCAGGGGCACCTTCGCCATCCGCGGGATGTGCTTCGAGCAGTGGACGTACGCCTCCACGACGCTCACCCGTACCCACAGCTGAGGCCTGCGGCCGGGCACCGCGTCCACCGGGAGCGAGGGGTGCAGGGCACGCATCGCGCCGTCCGGGACCGCCCGCGCGCGGCCGTTGACGTGCAGTCCGATCCGGTCCCGGGTGAAGTCGAGCATCAGGATGCCCACGTGCGGGTTCTCGCGCATGTTGCCCAGCGAGGCCATCACGCCGTTCCCCCGGTACTCGGGGTAGACCAGGGTCCGCTCGTCCAGGACGGTCAGGAAGCCGGGCGGGCCGGCCCTGAAGGTGCTGTCGCACTCCCCCCGGGCGTCCGCCGTGGACAGGAAGAACATCTCCTGCCGCTCGGTGAACTCCCGCATCAGCGGGTTGAGGTGGTCCAGCACCTGTTCGGTGTAGAAGCGGTCCGCGCGGTCGGCCGTGCCCATCTCCTCCTGGACACGGTGCTCTCCCGCGCTTCCGGGACGTTCCTGCGGCAACGTTTCTCCTTGTGGGGGGTGGTGGGGGCCCGGGGGGGGCGTGGGCGGAGCGGATTCAGTCGCCGGCCGCGACCAGTTCCTCGATCAGGTCGTGCCGGATGCGCTGGGAGGGCATGCCGCTGCGCACGAGGGTGTCGACGCCGCTGCGGATCATGCCGGGCGGCCCGCTGAGGTACGCGTCGTACTCGGGCCAGGGGCCGTACTGCCGCACGATCTCGGGGAGCGGGCCGTGCAGCCCCACTTCGCCGCGGCCGTGGGAGACCACGGGGCGCACCGAGAGCCAGGGGTGGCGCCGGGCGAGCCC includes:
- a CDS encoding NUDIX hydrolase, coding for MPPDIEAPATPGAPTAPATRPVVKRTARAILLDGDSLVLIKRTKPGLHPYWITPGGGVEVEDATIVEALHRELDEELGAKVTDVVPAFVDTVEHIGEDGSHGVKVQHFFVCRLASMDPSRRHGPEVEEPSGTYDVVRVPFSRVGLASVEIVPLTLRHYLDGNIEGVLGLLSADLG
- a CDS encoding pyridoxamine 5'-phosphate oxidase family protein — its product is MPQERPGSAGEHRVQEEMGTADRADRFYTEQVLDHLNPLMREFTERQEMFFLSTADARGECDSTFRAGPPGFLTVLDERTLVYPEYRGNGVMASLGNMRENPHVGILMLDFTRDRIGLHVNGRARAVPDGAMRALHPSLPVDAVPGRRPQLWVRVSVVEAYVHCSKHIPRMAKVPLQGGRAWGTDDVRRKGGDHFRAAADAAHSRTARPGGAGPGWFGV